CGCTTGTTCTTCAGGGGTTAAACACGGACATTTCTGAATTTTTGGAAGAGATCAAAGGCATATCCAATAAAACCAAACTTCTTGCTCTGAATGCCACAATAGAAGCGGCGCGGGCTGGTGAACAAGGTGCAGGATTTGCCGTCGTGGCTATGGAAGTAAAAGGGCTTGCAGAGCAAACTGAAAAGGCCGCTGACGAGCTGGAAGCCCATGTGACCTCTGCATCTTCCAGAACGCAGAACAATGTTGCCTCCCTTAACCAGATCAGTCAGAACGTGGAGCAGGTTGTAGAATTTATGACGGCCATCAGCGGCTCCATAGAACAGCAGCAAGCTTCAACACAGGAAATCAGCCGGAGTTCACAAGCATCCGCCCAAGGCACAGAAGCGGCGCATGAGAGCTTCTCCAACGTCGCCTCCTCTGCCGGAGAGACCCGCAAGAAAGCTGAGGATCTGCGCAAGAGTGCCGATCAAATAACTGACAGCATCAATGCGCTGGTAAGCTGCACGGATAGTTTCCTCGATAAAGTACAGGGGCAATAACACCACCCATTAGAGAACGTCGCGTTCATCGACATTCACGCCTCGTGCTCTAATGCCATTTTGTTTTATGTGAAACCTTGAGATGTTTGTTTCCTCTCGCAGGCGAACGTGGTCCCCGGATCAAGTCCGGGGCGACACTCTAGAATCTCTACAAGGTTATACTGGCCCCCGAGCCGGTATCCATAAATGACCCTATAGGTCCCTGTTCATACTGCTTGGTATAAGTGCTCTCTCTTGAGGAAATTTCTGTCGTTTGATTGGTTTCCCTCAAATGGAACGCACTTTATGAAGTGAAGGGGTCGCCCTTCACTTCAAATTGGGAAAAACAAGTTTATTCCAATCAGCCCAAAGCCGTTCCGGCGCTCAAAATTCTCGGCAGCCCTGTTTTGAACTACCAATGACAAGAGGCCCGGAGCGGTTTTATTTCTCGCGAGAGTTTTGAGATTGAAAAGAGGTAGCTTTTTAGCTTGCCCTCATTGCGCAGGTCAATTTGCACCCGGTTGCTGGCAAACCAGCGGCTAATCTGCTTAATGCTCCCCAGCCCTCGAGGAGCCAGAATAACTTTCCCGTTTTCAGTCGTTCGCCAAACTTCCTGATCTGTCCGCTTGGAGTTCAAACGAATGTTCACCGACACGCGCCGCAGATCCACAGGATCATCCAGAATCACGGCGGCTGTTGTAATATCTTCTTCGCAAGAAATCATCAAAGTGGCGAGAGCTGCGGACCTTTCAACATCAGAAGGGGGAAGCTCGCGGGTTGTGAGATAAACATTGGGTTTGAGCGAAGGGTTAAACGTCAATTGGCTCTTTTCACCGTTCAATGCCGCTGTCTTTTCCGGACTGGCGTCCCTATTTGTTTGTATGGACGTCTGTTTCGCCTGCTTTTTCAAAGTAGTGATATAGTCTTGCAGCTCAGCTTTCGTCAAAAGGTCTGTGCTCGTCCCATAACGATAGCGCACAACCCAGTCGCCTTCATCGGGAAGCCGGAGGTCTTCCACCTCATTCGCCAGCACTTCCAACCGGCCCGGTTCCAAGGCTTTCGCAGGCGTGTTGGAGGTCTGTTCGGTTTCCTTGGAGATTACAGTAAGGCCAGTTCCGAGAAGCTCATCAAAACAAGACAGCCGGTCCACACGGTCTGCTTCCAAGCGGCAACTTTCCAGTAGGTCGCTATCAACTTCGATAAGTGTTGTCTTCGCTCCTGCGGTCTCAAAGGGCAACACGGTTGCCGTACAAACGGATAGGATCAGCGATGACCTGATGAACACTTTGAAAAAAGACATATCTAAAATCCCTGATCTTTAATCTTAAATTGGCTGAGCTTATTGGAGAGCGTGCGTTGTGGCAGGTTGAGGTACTGCGCCATTTCGCGGCGGTTGCCCGCATATTTATTGTAGGCGAACAGCAAGATACCCCGTTCAAATTGGCTTACACTCTCCTTCAAGCCTCTTTCGGTAAGATGCCCGTCCATAGGCTGCAATGTCTCCTCCTCCGACTTAGCTGCAGTGCTCTTTTTTGCGCTGACAGGTTGAGGAACCATGGAAGCTTTGAGAAAGGCCTTTGAAATCACAGGCTCATGCCCCGCCAGAAACGAGGCGTTGATAATGCAATTTTGTAGCTCTCTGATATTTCCAGAAAATTCTTGCTCATCGAGGAAAAGATAGGCTTCATCTGAAAGATGCTTGGGCTGCTCGCCGTTTCTTGACGCCACTTCTTTCAAGAAATACTCGGCAAGGTAACCGATATCCCCCGTTCTCTCCCGCAGTGGCGGCAGATGAATCCTAAGCTGGGATATTCTGTGAAACAGATCAGCACGAAAGCGCCCCTCGTTTATTTCAAGGGCTAAATCGCGGTGGGTTGCCGTCACTAGCCTAAAGTTAACGGGCTTGGGGTGATCGCTCCCCAAAGGTCGGACAGACTTCTCCTGTAACACCCGCAGCAGCTTCACCTGCAGGTCTATGCGCATATCCCCGATTTCATCCAGAAACAGCGTCCCTCCTTCCGCCCGATGCAGCAAACCTTCCTTATTCTGGTCCGCGCCGGTAAAAGCCCCTTTGGTATACCCAAACAGTTCACTTTCAATCAGGTGCTCAGGAAGGGCTGATATATTTTCCGCAATGAACGGACCACTGGAATATTCTGAGAGGTGGTGGAGAGACTTTGCTGCCAGTTCCTTACCCGTTCCGGTTTCGCCCGTAATCAAGGTGGCATAAGAGCTCGGTGCAAACTGAGCCAGTTTGCTGCGCACCTCCCTTATCTGAGCGGAGGCTCCAACCATCCTGTCGGAGAGCATCGCCTCCAAGCGATTTTCTTCTTTTTGCTTTAATAAAGGGCCATCCTTTTTAAGCTGTACCTGCTTTTCAAAGGACGAAACCAGCGGTTTTAGCTGAAAGTAAGCTTCGCTCAGCTGACTTAAACATGAGTATTCATGCTCAAGGTCTGACTGTTTTAAAGGCTCGCCAATGAGGAAAAAATAGTACTTCCCATTGGTCTTTCCTTTGGCCGCCTCAATATCAACTCGGTGGGCGCGAAAGTGCCCTCTTTCCGCAAAAAGAACCTGCTTTAAGTCTCCATTTGGCAAACGGGCGCTTGGAAGCTCTATGTAACTTGGCCTTGTTCTTAAAACCTCCAGGCAGCTGTACTTTATAGAGCGAAATCCGATGCGAAGATCGGGGAGCTTTTGCAGGGAAAAGCCCCCTTCACTCAATAACGGAATGATAGAGCGTCCGGTTACATCAGGTGTGTAAACCACCAGCGCCTTGCCACGGGCAAGGGCGCAGGTACCAGACGCAAAACTGGCATCTAGCTGAGCAGCGCTTTGACAGTGTGACAAAGCCAATAGGTGGTTTACAAGAGCGCACTCAGACATGAGACCCCTTAGACCAAAGCCACTTCCGGGCTGGAGCTGTTTTCCTCTTCTTCAAGAACCTTGGCGGCAAACGTGAAGCTGTTCACACCGTCCCCTTCATAATCCACGCAGATTTCCGACAGGTGCGCCCCCTTATGACCTGCCTCCAGAATCTCGATGGAAATTGACGGAAGAAGCTTTTGCTGGATCACTTGATCCACCAGCCGCGCCCCATTCGCAGCAACGCCGCACATTTTCTGAATGCTCTCAATAGCTTCGCTTGTGACATCCAGTGTGATGTTTTGGTTTTCTCTCAGCAGCTCAATCAATCCGGCAATACGCATATGGACAATGCTCGCCATAATTTCATCGGAGAGCGGCAGGTAAACAATGGGCTCCATGCGCGCCAGCAAAGCGGGTTTGAAATGCTGCGCAAACAGAGGATTTAGAGAGCGGGCCATAGTTTCGGCGCTTGGTATCTTTCCCTCTTCTGCGGTTGCAAACCAGTTTTCAATCTGGTCAGAGCCAAGATTACTGGTCAGGAAGAACACAATATTACGGCAATCAATGATGCGCCCTTCGCCGTCGGCCAGTTCTCCCTTATCAAAAGCCTGATAGAACAGGTTGAGCACGTTGGGATCGGCTTTTTCAACTTCATCCAGAAGAACAACGGAGTAAGGCTGTTTGCGGATGGCTTCCGTCAGGACGCCGCCTTCTCCATAGCCAACATAGCCGGGGGGAGACCCAATCAGGCGCGATAGGGTATGCCGCTCCTGATACTCGGACATATTGATTGTGGTTATAAACTGCTCCCCGCCGAACAAACGGCGCGCAATTTCCAGAGCGGTTTCCGTTTTACCCACACCAGAGGGACCAGCAAGCAGGAAGACGCCCAGCGGCTGGCCTTTTTTATGAAGGTCCAGTCTGGAAGCTTGCAAGCGAGACTCAATTTTATCAAGGGCGTGATCCTGCCCCTTGATAGTCTGCTTCATTGTCTCAGCCAAGGTCAGCAGTCTGTGATAATCATCCTCCACCATTGAGGTAACCGGAATGCCGGTCCAGTCACCGATAATGGCCGCAATCTCAGCCGGTCCCACCTCAACTGAAACCAGAGAGCTTTCCGTTTGGCTTTTTTCCAGCTGTCCACGCAGCTCCACAAGTTTACTTTGGCTGTCTGTGAGGTCCTGTGAATACGCCTCATCGGAGTCCAGGAGTTCCATCAAAATATTGCGCTCATCCCGATAGGCCTGAACCAACTCCACCTGTGCGTTAAACTCGCCTTCCAGCTCGTCCGCACGTTCCCCGATCACGTCAAGACGGGTCTTTATGGCTCCCAAGCGCTCCTGCTGCGCCTCATCCAAACGAACAGCCAACGCATCGCGCTTCAGGCCATCCCGCTCCCGAATAAGGGTCGCCTCTTCCTGTCGCAGCTCTTCAAGCAGCACAGGTTGCGTTGCATCCCCTGCCCTGACCCTTGCACATGCGGTATCAAGAACATCAATCGCTTTATCAGGAAGCTGGCGTCCGGTTATATAGCGAGCAGAGAGTTTGACTGCGGCGCTGATCGCTTCTTCACTAATGTAAATGCCGTGGCTCTTCTCATAGGCCTGCTTCAGGCCACGCAAGATCACAATCGCCTGCTCAACGGTTGGCTCATCCAGTTTGATAAGCTGGAACCGGCGGGTGAGTGCCGGATCTTTTTCAAAGTGCAGCTTGTATTCGGACCATGTTGTGGCAGCAATGGTTCTCAGTTCACCTCTGGCAAGTGCGGGTTTGAGCAGGTTGGCCGCATCCGAGCCACCCTTGTCCCCACCTGCACCAATCAGGGTATGCGCTTCATCAATGAATAGAATGATCGGCTTCGGGCTGGACTTCACTTCTTCAATGACGGCCTTCAGGCGTTTTTCGAATTCTCCTTTGAGAGATGCCCCTGCCTGTAACGCCCCTACATCAAGCCCCCACAGCTCCACGTCGGCCAGCGAAGGAGGGATATCACCTTCAACAATCTTTAAAGCGATACCTTCAGCCAAAGCGGTTTTACCAACACCCGCCTCCCCCACGCACATGGGGTTGTTTTTACGGCGGCGGCAGAGGATTTCGATAATCTGACGGATTTCCTGATCACGGCAGAAGATGGGGTCAATTTCCCCCTGCCGAGCCAGCTCGGTAAAGTTGGTTCCAAACTTGGAAAGAGCGCTCTCATGTTCAGCCGCATGCGCGGCACCGATCTGCTGCTCAAGGCCCGCATGCGAGGGCTGGACTGTTTCAATCGAACCAGCAGTCAGATCATCAAACTTGCGCAGAACAAAGTCAGTGGGAAGATCTTTCAGGTTATTATAGTAGTCAAAAGGTGCATACCGACCAAGGTCACTTAGCAGGGCAACCAGTATGGCACCTGAGCGAATTTTGGCTTGCCCTAGTTCAACAGAGGTGATCAACCACGCATCTTGCAGGATGTCCTGAAGAACCGGAGAAAATGTTGGTGCTCGATCGCTTTCCGTACGGCGGAACCGGAGAAACGTTGCTTTCACTGCCCCAATGAATTTTTCAGGATCAATGTCCTGAGTTTTCATAATAAGCCGGAAATCTGTTTCGTGCTGCTCAACAAGCCCGATAAGCAGATGTTCAATGGTAACTTCCCGGTTCGAATTGGTCACGCAAAGGCTTGCCGCATCTTCAATGGCCTTGGTGCAGCAAAGGTTCAAACGGGAAATAAGTGATTTAATATCTAGTCGTGTCATGTTGCCCTCAAAACGTCAAAGAATAGCCTGCAGCTGCTCTATGACGTCCCCAGTGTAATTATTTATTGAAATGAGAAAGCCAAGGTAGGTCAGGACGCAAAGCACCGAGAATATTATCCAGACCCACGAAACGGGTGTTTGCCTACGAATATAATGGGCTTTGTCGATGATTTTGTCGGCAAAGCCCATGATCTCTTCGGGGCTGTCACCGCGTTCGCGCTGAATAACCGCATGCACTTCCTGAAGAATATCCTCCAGCTGTGTGCGTCCGTTATGCATCACACGGTATTTGCCCTCAAACCCGAGACACAAAACCAAATAAAGGAACTCTAGAAGATCAATGTAGCGTTCGGGATCGCGCATCAAACGGCTCAGCACGATAAAGAACTTCTCACCGCCCCATGTTTCGCTATGGAACAGGGCCAGCAGGCTGCGCTCGGACCAGTCGCTTTCCTGCCCCCACTTGGAGCACATCACCGCTTCGTCAATTGCAGAGCACAGGCAGTACCGGTGTGCCAGAATTGTTGCCCGGTCATATCCTTGTCGGTGCAGCTCCAACTCAAGAGATTCAATTTCGGTCTTCACATCCTTATGAAGATGATCAATCTGCGAAAAGCTTGAGACATCGGGAATGCGGATCATCAGCGCAATGAGAGACTGGCTTGCATCCACCAGCGGGTTCAGACTGTTCCCGCGAATGGGAAAACTGATTGGCTGCGTATAAACAGGAGAAACATCCTTCATTTTCTGAGGAGTTTCACCTTTCGGCAGGGCTTCTTGATTTGAAGCCTCAACCATATTTTCTTCGGCTGCAAAAACGCCTGCGACTTCAGCCATCAGCTTGCCCTCTCGTTTCGAATGGCCCAGAACTGCATATCTAAATCAGGGAAATCTCCAGCAATGTGGAATGCAAACCCGCTGGCATCGCGCACATATTTCCAGCCAGCGGAATTGCTATCCAGCTGGAAGTAGGTATAGCCCGCGTGATACGGCAGGTGGCGCGGCGGCGAAGACAGCCGCTGCAACACCACACCTGGCAAATGGAGCTGGATCAACTCACGAATGCGTTCAATGGAGGAAACCTTAGTTTGAGACGGGAAGTCTCTTGCCAACTTATCCAGTGGAACACTGGCTTTTACTGCCACAATAAAGACCGCCGTATCCAGTAGGCTTCTGTCGTTCAGCGGTGATGTAATCACCCCATACTTTTGGCGGGTTAGAGGCAGGGCAATTGCACTCGCCTCGAATATGGCCGTCAAGGATTGGCGTAGTGACCCGATAACCGGCTCAAAACAAACCTGCGGCTCTTCCTGATGGAAGGCGGGCCATGCAGCTGGCATACGCTGCTCATGGGTAAACGTCGCCAGTTCTCCAGCTGCGCCCGCAAACACACGGTACAGCTCTTTGGGATGAACGCCTTTAATGGTGGCAAAATGGCGAAATTCGGGCCACAGACGATTAACCGTTTGCAGCATCAAGAAATCTGTTACTTCGGAAACGCCGCCCTGACCGGGTGCTCCCAGACGGTCAGCAATTTGCCGGGCCCTTTGCTTGAGCAGGCCGACAAAGTCATCCAGCTGCCTTTGTAACCTCGGCATTGCCTCCAGCGTTGTAGCCATTGGCAGGAAGTCCTCATCCAGAACAACAGTTCCGTCAGAACGCTTTTCCCGAATGCGGGCAATCGGCAAACAGGTATACGAAGAGCGATCTTCATGCTCCAACAGCAGTTTGACTTTATGCTGCGCCACATCAATATGAAACGCTTCAGTATCCGCCCCGGCAATATCCCTCACCTCTTGGGAAATAAAGCGCATACGGGTCGCATCACTTGCACTCAGCGGGTCATTGATCTCAGGGATCCCGTTGGAGCGCAGCGGCAAGGCCAGATAGACCCGCTCATTCACCACGTTCCTGTCTGCCACATCCAGCGCATCGGGCGGCGGTGTCTCGCCGGGGACGTCAAACACTGTCCCATCAGGAAACGTCCCGCTGGCATGGTTAAGCATAACCTTGCCGTGCAGGAGGTTCTCCAGATTGATTTCCAATCTGGACAGACCCGTTTGGTACGGGTCGATAGTTTCAATACGGGTGCGCACCAGATGTTCTAGATAGCGTTGCTGCTGCTGAAAGTGGTGCGGCTTTAAAAACAGCCCATCCCGCCACACTACATGATTGCGTAATGACATTCTTGTTGTCGTCCTGCTAAAATTACCGATGCAAATTCGTGATGATTTTCTTGTCACCCAGAACTACGAGAAGCTTGTAAAGCTCTCCCTTTGACTTCACCTGCTCCACAGCTCGCCAGTCGATTTGGTCATAATTGATGTAACCACCGGCAACCGCTATAAACTTGGTATTTTTATTCAGCTCCACTTCATCAATTGTTTTGGAATTTCCCGGCTCAACCTGCACTTCACTGAGATCAATAAACGTAGATCGGAGTGCCTTCTTTGGAGATTCCGTCACCACGTCAAATTCCGATTGAAAGAACTTGCCATCATCCGAAAGCTGGAAGACCCACACATCAATGGGAACATGTTCCCCCGCATCATTGCGGTTTGCCCCCGGTTCGGAGAAAACCGTAATATCAATCAAACTGGGCTGGTCTTTGGGTTCTCCAACGGCAATGCCCGGATCGGCGATAACCTTGGCAACTTTCTTAGGTATTTTGGCTGCGTCACAAGCACCCAGAAACAGTAGGGCCATGAGCGCAAGGACCCCACCCTGTCTTGTTCCAAGTAAATGCAATAGTCTACGAATTCTCATCATAATTAATTTTCGTTCTGTCCGCCTGCCTGCCCTGAACCATTAAATTTCTTCTGCAATGGAACGCGCGCGCAGCTCCCTGTCATAGACCTGACGGAACACCTCCTCGAACATGCGCATCAACCCCTTTTGACGGCCGGATTTCATTTCGCTGTAATAGTGCTGATACATTTGCCAGTGCCATGCATCGGTGTTTCCACCCCGTGGTGCGTGCCCTTTGTAGCGGGCAAACCGTCTGGCCAGATGTTTGGGAGCCAGAGCTTCCAGCACCGTGTCCAGCGCTTCATCTATGGCGATCTGGCTTGCTTCTTCATGAAGACGTATTTGCGTCAGGCTTTCTTCAATTGCAGCTGATGGGCTGAGGTAAACAGGGCTTTGCTCCAAGAATAAGTCCCGCATAACTTCTTCCGGCCGCTCGCCCAGACGAATGGGGTTATCTTCAACCGGGTGCAGCTGGGTAGAGTGGGCGGAAGCTCTTTTTTCCGCCTGCATGGCATTCAGTTTCATCAAGCCTTCCACCGCAGTTTTAATTGCAGCGCCGGTTTCCCGTGCAATACGGTTCGTCTCCGGCAAAGAGAGGTCGGCAATGGGCAGGCCCATCGCAGAAAAGAGCGGGCGAAGGACCACATGATCCACCATCTGGGTATCGCCTTCAGCACCTGCCAAGGTTCCGTGCCACTCTTCCTGCTCTCTCAAATGCGGCACTTGTGCTTGTGGCACACCGCCAGCCGACAGCTGCTCCAGATAAGCATCCATTTCACTGTCAATGGTTTGCCCAGCTGGTGAGTGTTCTCTTGAAATGTGTTCCAGCTTTGGGGCAGAGATAAACTGCTGCTGCGCTTCGGGGTCATCCAGTCCAGCGCTTTCACGCTCATTGGACGGGGTCAGTTCGAGGTCTTCAAGCAGCTCATGCTCTTGATCTTTACTGGTCACTGTCTGCTCCGATGCAAAAAGGGAGTTGATATCTAAAACCTGCGGCGCGCTCTTTTCAGCTTCGCTATCCAGATGCCCCAATGGATCTGAATTATCTTCGCTCGCATTTTTCTTTTTTTGAAAATAGCTTCCATCGGTCAGCTCACTGGCCGACCCATCAGCAAGTATGGCTTCGGCGCTTATGCGGTCTTGATCCTGCTTGCTGGAAAGGCTTCCGGGAATAAGCGTTTCAATAGAAGCAAACCGCCCGGCCCACTGCTCCCGCTGATAGATGCTGGGTTTCTTGTCTTCATCTGAAAATGCCACGTATGCGGAGATTTCAAAGTTGCCAAGAACCCAAATGTCCCCATCGGATATTCCAAACTGCTTGCCTTTGGGCAAAGGCCGGTTGGAACCATTGACGAAAACACCTTTTTTAGAAAGCGGTTCAGCGCAAAACACGTTATCGCGCGCAAAAATTCGCACATGATGCGGATCAACGGATTGCTCGCGGTCCAGAAGCTGCCAATCACTTTCCTTCGAAGAGCCTATATGCCCCCCTGAAGCTTCAAAGGCGCAGGTTGCGGTCACGCCGCTTTCCAGATTGACTGTATTATTGACAATAAGAATTAGCCTCATTATCGCCCCTCCTACAAACGCGCCGTTATAAGCACATCACGGGCCTCTGCCTCGCTGCCTCCCAGAAATGAAGACCAGCCCAAACGGCTTTCACAGTCCTTATTCAAGGTAACTGGAATGGCCTCACCTTCTGCTAACCCCAGCTTGATGTCATAGGCGTGCTGATCGCGCAGCATGAAATCTATGAGGTCTCTCAATGGCTTATAATCCCGCCCATGAGGAAGAAAATCCTTGAAGCGATTGAACTTCAGGTTCTTCAGGTAGATATTGAATTTGCTGGAAATGTCCGGTACGCGCTCTCCGGCAATGGCATTTTCTCCCAGCACCATATTGCTTTGACCCAAGCTTGAGCGCTGATCCTCCGGGATATCCACCTTGCGCTGGACCCACTCTTCAACCTCCACGCTTTGATGGAAGAAAGCATGGGCAACAACGCTCACAATTACGCTAGGCGAGCGGTTTCTTGAAGCTAGGGCATCCGCATGGGTAAGCATCCGCTCCCAATTGATTGCGGAGGAATTGCGAGCGTCTTCATCTCCCATCCCGAAAATGGCAAACATCTGGTGGGAAAAACGGTCCTGAGCCTCTGGCTTATACTGAATGTAATAGCGGTACTTGCGCATCACGCGATGCAGCAAACCAAGAACCCGATTATGAAAGAAGTCAAAAAAGCCCTTAATCAACGACCCCTTTTGATCGTATTGGGCAATGACCTCCTGATAATAGGAGGGTAAGGGAGAGCTGGTGCCATGCAGGCCCAAGAAGCCCACTTCAATCAGCAGCGGCAGTGCCTCTTTGAGCTCGTCCTCGCTCGCGAGGAAGGGCTGCGCGGAAAAAACGTCGGAAATCGGAAAGCCCAGACCGTGATTTACGGCAAACAGAACCTTCTCCTCCTCTGGCAGGAGATGAGTTCCAACTTCCCGCCCGTCGTCATGCTGACGCTGCAAGTGTTCGACGGCCTGAAAAAATGACCAATCGCGGGCGTCCTCTTGAATTTTCTCCCTTAGATAAGGGGCTGTCGTCCGATTTTGGCTGGCCATTTATATACTTCATTGTTTTCAACGCCTTCCATGATGAGTTCATGAAAAGAGTTGACGCTGGAATATAGAGAGAAAAATTCAGCTAGAACGCTGGCAAAAACATACATGTCGCCTTCACTCTGGAAAGCTTCTTCCGACATGGTCATGCGTGATGTTAAGCCGCGCACCGCTTGCCCACGAAACAGCTTATCGACGGGCTTGGTATCAATGGACACAATACCCTTCATCCGCTGCTTGCTGACCCGCTCCGCCTGCCTGTCAGATCGCGCCTGAAAATCGTAGGCAGAGATAACCGTCTCCAAGGCTTCTTTACTGAGCAAGGACACGTAGTTCAGCGAAAGATTGGAAATCAAAGACCAGTAAAGGCTTCCATCAAGAGGTGGAAACACCGGCTGGGTTGGTTGCAACAGGTTTTCAAACTTCACATAGGAAGGCGTTTCTTCCGTTGGAATGCAAATATCTCCTGTTGCCAGTTCCTGCGCATGATGGCCGTTAAAACAAAGAAGCTCAGCAGAAAGCACTTCGTGTTCAGGTATCGCAGGCTGGCTGTCATGGCGTACAAAGGAAACCAAATGTTCCATGCCGCGTCCGCGCAAGGCTTCACGCA
This genomic window from Pseudovibrio sp. M1P-2-3 contains:
- the tssG gene encoding type VI secretion system baseplate subunit TssG — translated: MASQNRTTAPYLREKIQEDARDWSFFQAVEHLQRQHDDGREVGTHLLPEEEKVLFAVNHGLGFPISDVFSAQPFLASEDELKEALPLLIEVGFLGLHGTSSPLPSYYQEVIAQYDQKGSLIKGFFDFFHNRVLGLLHRVMRKYRYYIQYKPEAQDRFSHQMFAIFGMGDEDARNSSAINWERMLTHADALASRNRSPSVIVSVVAHAFFHQSVEVEEWVQRKVDIPEDQRSSLGQSNMVLGENAIAGERVPDISSKFNIYLKNLKFNRFKDFLPHGRDYKPLRDLIDFMLRDQHAYDIKLGLAEGEAIPVTLNKDCESRLGWSSFLGGSEAEARDVLITARL